The following are from one region of the Vibrio rarus genome:
- a CDS encoding 1-aminocyclopropane-1-carboxylate deaminase/D-cysteine desulfhydrase, whose amino-acid sequence MKLDSSPITQHTFGEHTFYLKRDDQLHQHFSGNKARKFMSLLHNEYPSINTLIGYGSVQANSLYSLAALCKIKKWSLEFYVQRIPQWLKENPRGNYRGALEMGAKIIEVDSDVHPEQYIQQIRQPDSHCLVIPEGGRCEMAEQGIAGLASEIVNWASFRSHQQLAIALPSGTGTTSYYLQKHLQQHDIQVLTCPCVGGSQYLHKQWQELGGVAQPSVLPCDYKHHFGHLYHNEFLLWQKLHKNTNVEFDLLYDPYMWHALLPWMEQHQDTSVLYIHQGGLLGNETMLPRYQRKFER is encoded by the coding sequence ATGAAACTGGATTCTAGCCCGATCACCCAACACACCTTTGGTGAACACACTTTTTATCTAAAGCGTGACGATCAGTTACATCAACATTTTTCTGGCAATAAAGCTCGCAAATTTATGAGTTTATTGCACAACGAATACCCCAGTATCAATACCTTAATTGGTTATGGCTCTGTGCAAGCAAACTCGTTATATTCACTGGCAGCACTGTGCAAAATCAAGAAATGGTCATTAGAATTTTATGTTCAGCGTATTCCTCAGTGGCTAAAAGAGAACCCTAGAGGCAATTATCGCGGTGCGTTAGAAATGGGTGCCAAGATCATTGAAGTAGACAGTGACGTACACCCAGAGCAATATATACAACAAATCAGACAACCGGATAGCCATTGCTTAGTGATCCCTGAAGGGGGTCGCTGTGAAATGGCCGAACAAGGCATTGCTGGCTTAGCCAGTGAAATCGTCAACTGGGCCAGTTTTCGTTCCCATCAACAATTAGCCATTGCGCTACCTTCAGGTACAGGTACAACCTCCTACTATTTGCAAAAGCACCTACAACAGCATGACATTCAAGTATTAACTTGCCCTTGTGTTGGCGGGTCACAATACCTACACAAACAGTGGCAAGAACTGGGTGGTGTGGCGCAACCTAGCGTCCTTCCTTGCGATTATAAGCACCATTTTGGGCACTTATATCATAACGAGTTTCTACTGTGGCAAAAACTGCACAAAAACACCAATGTCGAGTTCGATCTTTTGTATGACCCTTATATGTGGCACGCATTATTACCTTGGATGGAACAACATCAAGACACCAGCGTTTTATACATTCATCAAGGTGGATTGCTAGGTAACGAAACCATGTTGCCTCGATATCAACGTAAGTTTGAGCGATAA
- the cpdB gene encoding 2',3'-cyclic-nucleotide 2'-phosphodiesterase: MATSIKPISLAILGGMLVMAGPAMASTIQLRIIETADIHTNLMDYDYYKDAPSKKIGLTRTATLVKQARAEVHNSVLVDNGDLIQGSPMGDYMASKGIKMGEVHPAYKAMNLLDYDVANIGNHEFNYGLEFLFDSIKGATFPYISANVFDKKTGQPLFKPYLIKAHTFTDTNGQAHKINVGYIGFVPPQIMVWDKKNLEGRVTAADIKATAEQLVPQMKSEGADIIVAIPHSGISSDPYKLGAENSTYYLTQVDGIDAIAFGHSHAVFPGKGFDNIQGIDNDKGTINGVTAVMPGRWGSHVGIMDLTLQQTQGKWVVSEGQSEARPIYNNANKTAIVQADAAMVASLAEDHKATREFVNQPIGKANDVMYSFLALVQDDPTVQIVNLAQKDYVERFIQGDPNLDGIPVLSAAAPFKAGGRKNDPTNYTEVESGQLTFRNAADLYLYPNTLVALKVTGHEVKEWLECSAGQFNQIDVNSTQPQGLIDWDNFRTYNFDVIDGVDYQIDVTQPAKYDARCQVINPQSQRIIGLSYQGKAIHMKQEFIIATNNYRAYSNAFPGTGPEFIAFDAPDENRTILASYISQVSKEKGQVTPSADNNWRFAPISSTTKLDIRFETSPSDKAAQFIKDKGQYPMKQVGKDDSGFALYQIDLSQ; encoded by the coding sequence GTGGCAACATCAATCAAACCCATTTCATTGGCCATTTTAGGGGGCATGTTGGTTATGGCAGGCCCTGCTATGGCCAGCACCATCCAACTTCGCATTATTGAGACGGCTGATATTCATACCAATTTAATGGATTATGACTATTACAAAGATGCCCCGTCGAAAAAAATAGGGTTAACCCGTACCGCAACCTTAGTAAAACAAGCTCGCGCTGAGGTGCATAACAGTGTGTTAGTGGACAATGGTGACTTGATTCAAGGTAGTCCTATGGGGGATTACATGGCATCTAAAGGCATCAAAATGGGGGAAGTGCACCCCGCTTACAAAGCGATGAACCTATTAGATTATGATGTGGCTAACATAGGTAATCACGAGTTCAACTACGGCCTTGAATTCCTCTTTGATAGCATCAAAGGTGCCACTTTCCCCTACATTAGTGCCAACGTGTTTGATAAGAAAACCGGCCAACCACTGTTTAAACCCTACCTAATCAAAGCGCATACTTTTACCGATACCAATGGTCAAGCACATAAGATCAATGTGGGTTACATTGGTTTTGTACCGCCACAAATCATGGTATGGGATAAGAAGAATCTGGAAGGGCGTGTAACTGCCGCAGACATTAAAGCCACGGCCGAACAACTAGTGCCACAAATGAAAAGTGAAGGGGCTGATATTATTGTGGCCATTCCACACTCCGGCATTTCCTCTGATCCATACAAACTTGGCGCGGAAAACTCCACCTATTATCTTACGCAGGTAGACGGCATTGATGCCATCGCCTTTGGTCACTCGCACGCTGTATTCCCTGGTAAAGGCTTTGATAACATTCAAGGTATTGATAACGATAAAGGCACCATTAATGGTGTTACCGCTGTCATGCCGGGACGCTGGGGAAGCCACGTGGGTATCATGGATTTGACCTTACAACAAACACAAGGCAAATGGGTGGTAAGTGAAGGCCAATCTGAAGCACGCCCTATTTATAACAACGCAAACAAGACCGCTATTGTACAAGCTGACGCGGCTATGGTGGCCTCTCTGGCAGAGGATCACAAGGCTACACGTGAGTTTGTGAATCAACCCATTGGCAAAGCCAATGACGTCATGTACAGCTTCTTAGCTCTGGTTCAAGATGATCCTACCGTGCAAATTGTCAACTTGGCTCAAAAAGACTATGTGGAACGCTTTATTCAAGGAGACCCCAACTTAGATGGCATTCCTGTACTGTCGGCCGCGGCCCCTTTTAAAGCCGGTGGTCGTAAAAACGATCCGACCAACTATACCGAAGTAGAATCAGGACAGCTGACCTTTCGCAATGCTGCAGACCTGTATTTATACCCAAATACCTTAGTCGCACTCAAAGTGACCGGCCATGAAGTTAAAGAGTGGCTAGAGTGCAGTGCTGGGCAATTTAATCAAATAGATGTTAATAGTACTCAGCCACAAGGATTGATCGATTGGGACAACTTTAGAACCTATAACTTTGATGTCATCGACGGTGTTGACTACCAAATTGATGTCACTCAACCTGCCAAATATGACGCCCGCTGTCAGGTAATCAACCCACAATCACAGCGAATTATTGGCCTCTCCTACCAAGGTAAAGCTATCCATATGAAGCAAGAATTCATCATTGCTACCAATAACTACCGAGCCTACAGTAACGCCTTCCCTGGCACTGGCCCAGAGTTTATTGCTTTTGATGCGCCTGATGAAAACCGCACCATTCTAGCGAGCTATATTTCGCAAGTGAGCAAAGAAAAAGGCCAAGTAACCCCAAGCGCTGATAACAACTGGCGCTTTGCACCTATCTCTTCCACCACCAAACTCGATATACGCTTTGAAACGTCACCTAGTGACAAAGCGGCGCAGTTTATTAAAGATAAAGGCCAATACCCAATGAAACAGGTCGGCAAAGACGACAGTGGTTTTGCGCTATATCAGATAGACTTGAGTCAATAG
- a CDS encoding nickel/cobalt transporter, with protein MKINKIVPLEAPQPSKVSMSKPMLIIAVVLLLVVVALWFLWPVILLTSIHWQKESLDYLTEQFYSGDNSAHLVILAVCFLYGILHSLGPGHGKVVVSTYLATNETRLKSGIFITMCSAVVQALVAVALVSTFVFVFHQTMRKLNTTVSEFATYSGVLVALLGLQLIYSAIKHLYTSSKTHHHQHGDNCGCGHKHSANASELNTLSKPREYLMIILSIGLRPCSGAILVLFFANLTHLYWLGVIGAFLMAIGTAITTSTIAFLTVTGRKFIQYYVKSTRSGITIVLPTLMKCLAGLFLITLGVLLIVIPSYGMSPIFS; from the coding sequence ATGAAGATCAATAAAATAGTGCCTCTTGAGGCGCCACAACCTTCTAAAGTCAGCATGTCTAAACCCATGCTTATTATTGCTGTCGTACTGTTACTTGTTGTTGTGGCATTATGGTTTTTGTGGCCTGTGATTTTGCTAACCAGTATTCATTGGCAAAAAGAGTCATTAGACTATCTTACCGAGCAATTCTATAGTGGCGATAATAGTGCCCACCTTGTTATCTTAGCGGTGTGTTTTTTATATGGTATTTTGCATTCACTGGGTCCCGGTCACGGTAAAGTTGTGGTCAGCACCTATTTAGCAACCAATGAAACACGGCTTAAATCCGGTATTTTTATCACTATGTGTTCGGCGGTAGTGCAAGCTTTAGTGGCCGTGGCGTTGGTCAGTACTTTTGTGTTTGTGTTTCATCAAACCATGCGTAAGCTCAATACCACCGTCTCAGAGTTTGCCACCTATAGCGGCGTATTAGTGGCTTTACTCGGTTTGCAACTTATCTATAGTGCAATAAAGCATCTGTATACTTCGAGTAAGACTCATCACCATCAACATGGTGACAACTGTGGGTGCGGGCACAAACATTCGGCAAATGCGTCTGAGTTAAACACGCTTTCTAAGCCAAGAGAGTATTTGATGATTATTCTTAGTATAGGATTAAGACCTTGCTCAGGGGCGATCTTGGTGCTGTTTTTTGCTAATCTGACTCACTTATATTGGCTTGGGGTCATTGGTGCATTTTTAATGGCGATAGGTACAGCAATAACAACCTCGACCATTGCGTTTTTGACGGTGACGGGACGAAAATTTATTCAATACTACGTCAAGTCAACACGCTCCGGAATCACTATAGTATTGCCTACATTGATGAAATGTCTGGCAGGGCTGTTCTTGATTACTCTAGGCGTATTGCTTATTGTCATCCCAAGTTATGGCATGTCACCGATTTTTTCTTAA
- a CDS encoding DUF1007 family protein, whose translation MHSIKPTFRATLLSLLLLFFCQSVMAHPHSWIDTKTKILGNSTTIDGFKMEWTFDRMTTAYLFDGEDMSPQHQQKTLQDIAGSVIDNMRPSHDFTYLDKGSQSFTYQDVTDAKLKTVKGKAILSFTLLLDKPYSFHGEKLVLRIFDPSYYVDMSWHSADEIQFSSALKPYCSHSLVEPHPSAAQVNKAMSIPVDATPDTQLGKVFTQTLNFSCLNEK comes from the coding sequence ATGCATTCTATCAAACCCACATTTCGCGCAACATTGCTTAGCCTGTTGCTGCTGTTTTTTTGCCAGTCAGTAATGGCTCATCCTCATTCTTGGATAGACACTAAGACGAAAATACTTGGCAATAGCACAACCATTGATGGTTTTAAAATGGAATGGACGTTTGATAGGATGACGACGGCGTATTTGTTTGATGGTGAGGACATGTCTCCTCAGCATCAACAAAAAACCTTACAAGACATTGCAGGCTCTGTTATTGATAATATGCGACCTTCACATGACTTCACTTATTTAGATAAGGGCAGTCAGTCATTTACATATCAAGATGTTACGGATGCGAAATTAAAAACAGTAAAGGGCAAGGCTATTTTAAGTTTTACGCTTCTGTTAGATAAGCCGTATTCATTTCATGGTGAAAAGTTGGTGTTACGTATATTCGATCCTTCTTATTATGTGGATATGTCTTGGCATTCAGCCGATGAGATTCAATTTTCCAGTGCGCTCAAGCCTTACTGTTCCCATTCTTTAGTAGAGCCACACCCAAGCGCTGCGCAAGTGAACAAAGCGATGTCGATTCCTGTTGATGCAACTCCTGATACTCAATTAGGTAAAGTGTTTACTCAAACTTTGAACTTTAGTTGCCTAAATGAAAAGTGA
- a CDS encoding metal ABC transporter solute-binding protein, Zn/Mn family — protein sequence MKLLKLAGVTLALATSSAAMAGTVNAVASFSVLGDIVQQVGGEHVAVTTLIGAGSDPHSFSPAPQDSVTLNKADVVFVSGLGLEGWMDRLVKASGYKHEVVTASNGIQTRSMIDDGEKIIDPHAWNSMANGVTYATNVMNALIKADPEDAAYFKQHGEQYIKQLSELNDWAVATFKAIPREKRKVLTSHDAFGYFGAQYNVDFLAPQGYSTESEASAQHIAELINQIKTEGVNVYFMEDQADPRLVKQVAAASGAKEGGELYPEALSLNSEANTYAKAFKHNVTVIANSMK from the coding sequence ATGAAATTATTAAAACTTGCAGGCGTAACTTTGGCACTTGCAACAAGCAGTGCGGCTATGGCCGGAACAGTCAATGCCGTTGCGAGCTTTTCTGTGTTGGGTGATATCGTGCAGCAGGTGGGTGGTGAGCATGTTGCTGTGACTACGTTAATTGGTGCTGGTAGCGATCCACACTCATTTTCTCCTGCGCCACAAGATAGTGTCACTTTAAATAAAGCAGATGTTGTTTTTGTTAGTGGGTTGGGCCTAGAAGGTTGGATGGACCGTTTAGTCAAAGCATCCGGTTATAAACATGAAGTCGTCACGGCTTCTAACGGTATTCAAACACGTAGCATGATTGATGATGGCGAGAAAATTATCGACCCTCACGCATGGAACAGCATGGCTAATGGCGTAACGTATGCAACTAACGTAATGAATGCTTTGATTAAAGCCGATCCAGAAGATGCGGCTTACTTTAAGCAGCACGGCGAGCAATACATCAAACAATTGTCTGAACTTAATGACTGGGCAGTGGCAACGTTTAAAGCCATTCCAAGAGAAAAACGTAAAGTACTGACCAGCCATGATGCGTTTGGTTACTTTGGCGCACAATACAATGTGGATTTTTTAGCACCACAAGGTTACTCCACCGAATCTGAAGCCAGTGCTCAACATATTGCTGAGCTTATCAATCAGATCAAAACGGAAGGAGTTAACGTTTACTTTATGGAAGATCAAGCGGATCCTCGTTTAGTGAAGCAAGTGGCGGCAGCAAGTGGCGCAAAAGAGGGCGGGGAACTCTATCCGGAAGCGCTGTCTTTAAATAGCGAAGCAAATACTTATGCCAAAGCCTTTAAACACAACGTGACTGTTATTGCCAATAGTATGAAGTAG
- a CDS encoding metal ABC transporter permease — MSIHIFDAFCQFGFMRRSLIACVVLSFSLPPLGIFLLLRRMSLVGDALSHAVLPGVAIGYLFAGMSLFYMGVGGFFAGLFVALTSSWISKRTKLSEDSTFAGLYLGSLALGVILVSYRKNSIDLLHLLFGSLLAVDNGALVFIGVVVSITLLILAICYRAIVYESFNSSFFSIYSSRYSIFIHALFMGLVVLNLIAGFQVLGTLMSVGLMMLPAISARCWTDRLPKMLMIAIAFGMISSIFGLSWSWYQSIPAGPAIILVAMFIFILSIFCGSKKGMLRQ; from the coding sequence ATGTCTATACATATTTTCGATGCATTTTGTCAGTTTGGTTTTATGCGACGCTCACTGATTGCTTGTGTAGTACTCTCATTTAGCTTACCTCCGTTGGGTATATTTTTGTTATTACGTCGCATGAGTTTAGTTGGAGACGCTCTTTCTCACGCTGTATTACCTGGCGTGGCGATTGGCTACCTTTTTGCTGGTATGTCACTGTTTTATATGGGAGTAGGTGGTTTTTTTGCAGGGCTATTTGTGGCGTTGACGTCCAGTTGGATCAGCAAACGTACCAAGTTAAGCGAAGATTCAACCTTTGCAGGGCTCTATCTTGGCTCCTTAGCACTAGGGGTGATTTTAGTCTCCTATCGTAAAAACAGTATTGACCTGTTGCATCTATTGTTTGGTTCACTACTGGCGGTGGACAATGGTGCTTTGGTATTTATTGGCGTGGTAGTGAGTATCACGCTATTAATTTTAGCCATTTGCTATAGAGCTATTGTCTATGAGTCTTTTAACTCTAGCTTTTTCTCTATTTACTCAAGTCGTTACTCTATTTTTATACACGCCTTGTTTATGGGGTTAGTGGTACTCAATCTCATTGCGGGCTTTCAGGTGTTAGGTACTTTGATGTCGGTGGGTTTGATGATGTTACCTGCCATTTCAGCCAGGTGCTGGACAGACCGATTACCCAAAATGCTGATGATAGCCATTGCATTTGGCATGATCAGCTCAATATTTGGTTTGAGCTGGTCGTGGTATCAATCTATTCCTGCGGGACCGGCCATTATTTTGGTGGCGATGTTTATTTTTATCTTGTCTATTTTCTGTGGCAGCAAAAAGGGAATGTTACGACAGTAA
- a CDS encoding metal ABC transporter ATP-binding protein, with protein sequence MGHLLSMINITELVIGYQNKAVCHPISGQIKLGSLSAIVGPNGVGKSTLLNTLCGLIPAISGTTSLTHVAKKDIAWLPQKSNIDQDFPINVFEVVSMGCWPRKSLFGRLSKKDIQRVDWALQQVEITDLKKTSINRLSGGQFQRMLFARLLVQDAPVMLMDEPFAGIDEDTQMLILKLIIDLHRKGKTIVAVLHDISMVENYFTHIIRLNNGQAVFEQNNNLNQVSH encoded by the coding sequence ATGGGCCATCTCCTTAGCATGATTAATATTACAGAATTAGTTATTGGCTATCAGAATAAAGCGGTTTGCCATCCCATATCAGGTCAGATAAAGCTCGGTTCTTTGTCTGCAATTGTAGGGCCGAATGGGGTGGGTAAATCAACGCTACTTAACACGTTATGTGGGTTAATTCCTGCTATATCAGGCACAACGAGCCTGACACATGTTGCAAAAAAAGACATCGCATGGTTGCCTCAAAAGTCGAATATTGATCAGGACTTTCCTATCAATGTATTTGAAGTGGTTTCTATGGGCTGCTGGCCGCGAAAAAGCCTGTTTGGTCGCTTGTCGAAAAAAGATATCCAACGAGTGGATTGGGCATTGCAACAAGTTGAGATTACCGACCTTAAAAAAACCAGTATCAACCGCTTATCTGGTGGTCAATTTCAGCGCATGCTATTTGCGCGCTTATTGGTGCAAGATGCTCCCGTCATGCTGATGGATGAGCCTTTTGCCGGTATTGATGAAGATACTCAAATGCTTATTTTAAAGCTTATCATTGACTTACATCGCAAGGGAAAAACCATTGTTGCGGTATTGCATGATATATCAATGGTCGAAAACTATTTTACGCACATTATACGCTTGAATAATGGACAGGCGGTGTTTGAGCAAAATAACAATTTAAATCAGGTATCACACTAA
- the pepT gene encoding peptidase T, with product MTQLVERFLRYVSIDTQSDEQQEQCPSTLGQYLLAQQLTQELMQLELHNVTLDDNGYVTAKLPSNVHYHVPPIGFIAHMDTAPDALGKNVKPQVIKNYQGGDIVLGSSNEVLSPVQYPDLNALHGHDLITTDGTTLLGADNKAGIAEIITAIAYLKENPQIPHGDICIAFTPDEEIGRGADLFDVPKFAAQWAYTVDGGPVGELEYENFNAATATIICHGVNVHPGTAKNKMINSMNIAAKFQRLMPEQETPECTDGYEGFYHLTAMKSSVARTELSYILRDFSQQGLQQRKAFMQQATEQLNQQLQQGHVELLVQDSYANMREMVEPHPHIIELAKHAMLDCGISPDIKPIRGGTDGARLSFMGLPCPNIFTGGYNFHGIHEFISINGMQQAVAVLVKLAENTALNAQVK from the coding sequence ATGACCCAATTAGTGGAACGCTTTCTGCGCTATGTGAGCATTGACACACAATCAGATGAACAACAAGAGCAATGCCCGAGCACATTAGGACAGTACCTATTAGCGCAGCAGTTAACACAAGAGCTTATGCAGTTAGAACTGCATAATGTCACTTTAGATGACAACGGCTACGTCACTGCAAAACTGCCTTCAAACGTTCACTATCACGTGCCGCCTATTGGCTTTATTGCTCATATGGATACCGCTCCGGATGCTTTGGGGAAAAACGTTAAACCTCAAGTCATCAAAAACTATCAAGGGGGAGACATTGTACTGGGTAGTTCTAATGAGGTGCTGTCCCCTGTTCAATACCCCGATCTTAATGCCCTACACGGGCACGATCTGATTACTACTGATGGTACAACGTTACTAGGGGCTGACAATAAAGCCGGTATTGCTGAAATCATCACCGCTATCGCCTATTTAAAAGAGAACCCGCAAATTCCCCATGGAGACATTTGCATTGCCTTTACTCCTGATGAAGAAATTGGTAGAGGGGCCGATCTATTTGATGTGCCAAAGTTTGCTGCACAATGGGCCTATACCGTAGATGGAGGACCTGTCGGTGAGCTTGAATATGAAAACTTTAATGCGGCCACTGCCACCATTATTTGCCATGGGGTGAACGTTCATCCGGGAACGGCAAAAAACAAAATGATAAATTCCATGAATATCGCGGCCAAGTTTCAGCGATTAATGCCTGAGCAAGAAACCCCTGAATGTACCGATGGTTATGAAGGTTTCTATCATTTAACCGCTATGAAATCTTCGGTGGCACGCACAGAATTGTCTTATATTCTTCGTGATTTTTCCCAGCAAGGATTGCAACAGCGTAAAGCATTTATGCAACAAGCTACCGAGCAACTTAACCAACAACTGCAACAAGGTCATGTGGAGTTATTGGTTCAGGATAGTTATGCAAATATGCGAGAAATGGTGGAGCCTCATCCGCACATTATAGAGCTAGCAAAACACGCTATGCTCGATTGTGGGATCAGTCCAGATATAAAGCCAATTCGCGGTGGCACTGATGGTGCGAGACTCTCTTTTATGGGATTACCCTGCCCAAATATTTTTACTGGCGGTTATAATTTCCACGGAATTCATGAGTTCATTTCCATCAATGGAATGCAACAAGCAGTGGCTGTATTGGTCAAACTGGCTGAAAATACCGCGTTAAATGCTCAAGTAAAATAA
- a CDS encoding class I SAM-dependent methyltransferase: MNSTTQYYNQNAQQFFDSTVDVEMQSLYQTFLPLLPHNARILDAGCGSGRDSQAFLQRGYSVDAFDASSKLVTLARQLTGCAVSQSTFMDFTAQPNSYDGIWACASLLHVPESELKATFIHLSQFLKSSGLFYCSFKLGEQEVERNGRFFCDLTARKLHQMVSSTQVLTVASHWETRDVRAGRENEKWLNAILKKRV, translated from the coding sequence ATGAACAGCACCACTCAATACTATAACCAAAATGCTCAACAATTTTTTGATTCCACTGTTGATGTTGAAATGCAATCCTTATATCAAACATTTCTTCCTTTACTGCCCCATAACGCGCGTATTTTAGATGCTGGTTGTGGCTCAGGTCGCGATAGCCAAGCCTTTTTACAACGCGGTTATTCTGTGGATGCCTTTGATGCAAGCTCTAAGTTGGTGACCTTAGCTCGCCAATTGACAGGTTGCGCTGTTTCGCAATCGACCTTTATGGATTTTACCGCCCAACCGAATAGCTATGATGGGATCTGGGCTTGTGCCTCACTGCTACACGTACCGGAAAGTGAACTGAAAGCCACTTTTATACATTTGAGTCAATTTTTAAAATCATCCGGCCTATTTTACTGCTCATTTAAGCTCGGCGAACAAGAGGTGGAACGAAACGGTCGCTTCTTTTGTGATCTCACCGCCCGTAAACTGCATCAAATGGTAAGCAGTACCCAAGTATTAACCGTGGCATCACACTGGGAAACAAGGGATGTGAGAGCGGGACGTGAAAATGAGAAATGGCTCAATGCAATATTAAAGAAGCGTGTTTAA